The Laspinema palackyanum D2c genome includes the window ATGGGCCAGGGCTGAAGGATTGCCCGTGACCTTCTTGGGTGCGGGTTCTAACCTCTTAGTGAGCGATCGCGGCATTCCCGGGTTGGCGATTTCTACGCGCCATCTGCGCTATAGCCGCTTTAATCCCGAAACCGGGCAAGTCACCGTTGCCGCAGGTCAGTCCCTGCCTCGTTTAGCTTGGCAAGCGGCTCAATTGGGATGGGAAGGACTGGAATGGGCTGTAGGAATTCCCGGCACTGTCGGGGGAGCCGTTGTGATGAATGCCGGTGCTCATGGCAGTTGTGCCTCGGAAATCTTGGTGAATACTCAGGTGGTGTCCCGTCAGGGAAGCATCTCCACCCTGACCCCGGAAGAGTTGGGATATAGCTATCGCACCTCGGTCCTCCAAGGGGGCGATCGCCTAGTCACCGAGGCCACTTTTCAACTCAAGCCGGGAGCGGACCCTGCTCGCGTCCAAGCCACTACCTCGGAACAACTCGAACATCGTAAATCCACCCAACCCTATCATCTGCCCAGTTGTGGCAGTGTCTTCCGCAATCCTGACGGCTCCCCAGGGGCGGGATGGTTAATTGAGCAAGCCGGACTTAAAGGATATCAGATTGGCAGTGCTCAGGTGGCCGAACGTCACGCTAACTTTATTGTCAATTGTGGCGGCGCAAAAGCCAGCGATATTTTCCAGTTGATTCGATATGTTCAATCGCGAGTCGAGGAACATTGGGCTGTCCTTTTAGAACCAGAAGTTCGCACGATTGGCGAGTTTCAAGCCCTGTAACCTCACGGATTGAGAGGCGATCGCACCTGATTGTTACCCGTCCAACCCGGTGATCCCCTGGGCTCGGTCAATGGCATACTGCAATTATCGCGTGGTAGTATTGCTAAGGGTAATGCCCATGAGGGTCTGATTCTGACGTTAAAGCGCCAGAGCTTCAGCACTCAACAGTACGGTGAGGCACACCGGAACTGGCTCTTACATCGAGGGCAAAACGCTTGGAGAAAGCGGCACTTGTCTCCTAAAAGTTTCCTAAAATAGGAGACGATTTTAGGGTCAGTCCCCTTGAGGAACCAAGAATCCACAGCAGCGATCGCGCCGCTCAATCATGCCAACATCGATTTGAACCCATACAGAGTTAACCCGTTATGGCAGGAAAAGGACAGGGAGGATTTGGCTTCGGTCTCGGCAAAATGAAAGAGCTGACTGAAGCCTTCAAAAAAGCTCAACAAGTACAAGAAGGTGCTAAAAAGCTTCAAGAAGAATTAGATGAACTCGAAGTCATCGGAGAAGCCGGTGGTGGTTTGGTTAAAGTGATTTTAAGCGGCAACCAAGAACCCCGTCGGGTCGAAATTTCCCCCGATGCTCTGGGGGAAGGAGCCGAAGTGGTTTCCGAACTGGTTGCCGTTGCGATGACAGATGCATATAATAAATCCACCGCAACCATGCGCGAACGGATGGAAGAATTAACAGGTGGGCTCAATCTGCCCGGTCTGTAACTGCTATAGCTCAGGCAGTCGTCTTTGTATCGAGTCTAATCCATATCAACTACTTTTCATCAAGATCTAGCTGGCTTTCTACTGTGTCAAGTAAGCCAGCTAATTTTGTTTTAGGCTTTGATTCCGGTTTGAATGGGAGTGATACGGAATCCGGTATTTAAAGGTCTATAAAAACGGATTGTAGGGGCGCAATGCTTGCGCCCTCCGGAGGGCGCAAGCATTGCGCCCCTACAAATACCGCTTGACCCGGCTCGTTTTTATAGACTTATCAGTACCGTATTCCGTATGATTCAGTTTAAAATCCCGGTAAAATAGAAGGCGATCGCCTGTTCCATTTATTATCCTCAGTCTCGAACTGCCAATAACTCACCCATGCCCTATAAACTCTTATTTGTCTGCCTCGGGAATATCTGCCGCTCACCCGCCGCAGAAAATATTATGAACCACCAAATCGCAGGCAGAAATCTTCAGGGTCAAATTATCTGTGACTCTGCCGGGACTTCGGCTTATCATGTGGGGAGTCCCCCCGATCGCCGCATGGTTGCCGCAGCCAAACAACAGGGACTCTCATTTATTGGCGAAGCACGCCGCTTTCATGCTGCCGATTTTCAGAAATTCGACCTGATTTTAGCAATGGATCGGGAAAACTACGCCGATATTATCTCCCTTGACCCCCAGGGTGAATATCGCCAAAAAGTCCGCATGATGTGTGATTTCTGTCGCGATCGCCCCGAAAAAGAAGTGCCCGACCCCTATTATGGCGGTCCCGATGGCTTTAAAAATGTCATCGATCTGCTCACCGATGCCTGTGAAGGGCTTCTGGATTATGTCGTTGAGCAGCAAAATGTCAA containing:
- a CDS encoding low molecular weight protein-tyrosine-phosphatase, translated to MPYKLLFVCLGNICRSPAAENIMNHQIAGRNLQGQIICDSAGTSAYHVGSPPDRRMVAAAKQQGLSFIGEARRFHAADFQKFDLILAMDRENYADIISLDPQGEYRQKVRMMCDFCRDRPEKEVPDPYYGGPDGFKNVIDLLTDACEGLLDYVVEQQNVKVSP
- the murB gene encoding UDP-N-acetylmuramate dehydrogenase — its product is MTLSSDIRILSPSVVKQPAKNPHLTPVNGDRERSQSIYLAGTACQIKSNVSLSTFTSFRVGGPAEWYVAPKQIEEVQACLEWARAEGLPVTFLGAGSNLLVSDRGIPGLAISTRHLRYSRFNPETGQVTVAAGQSLPRLAWQAAQLGWEGLEWAVGIPGTVGGAVVMNAGAHGSCASEILVNTQVVSRQGSISTLTPEELGYSYRTSVLQGGDRLVTEATFQLKPGADPARVQATTSEQLEHRKSTQPYHLPSCGSVFRNPDGSPGAGWLIEQAGLKGYQIGSAQVAERHANFIVNCGGAKASDIFQLIRYVQSRVEEHWAVLLEPEVRTIGEFQAL
- a CDS encoding YbaB/EbfC family nucleoid-associated protein, translated to MAGKGQGGFGFGLGKMKELTEAFKKAQQVQEGAKKLQEELDELEVIGEAGGGLVKVILSGNQEPRRVEISPDALGEGAEVVSELVAVAMTDAYNKSTATMRERMEELTGGLNLPGL